The following are encoded in a window of Ruminiclostridium herbifermentans genomic DNA:
- a CDS encoding cyclic lactone autoinducer peptide produces MLKFISKSLFQGLAAVFAVVAMTNIGTTSMFLMYQPEPPKNLKK; encoded by the coding sequence ATGTTAAAATTTATTAGCAAATCTCTATTTCAAGGATTGGCAGCAGTGTTCGCTGTAGTGGCCATGACAAATATTGGAACAACGAGCATGTTTCTTATGTACCAGCCGGAGCCACCAAAGAACTTAAAAAAGTAG
- a CDS encoding sigma factor-like helix-turn-helix DNA-binding protein has translation MKKINLRDLYPFYKSDFFIEIADEVVELIKQIERKEHADYERIRVNKAYYSLDADYGIERDIVLLVFSPEEIYERKLSKQEIYAAINSLPEKQAKRIYAHFFLGMSKAEIARIEGVNKCQVSRSIEKALKNIEKFLKKFL, from the coding sequence ATGAAAAAGATCAATTTAAGGGATTTATACCCGTTTTATAAATCTGACTTTTTTATTGAAATTGCAGATGAAGTTGTAGAACTGATCAAACAGATTGAGCGAAAAGAACATGCAGATTACGAGCGCATCCGGGTAAACAAGGCCTACTATTCTCTTGACGCTGATTATGGAATAGAAAGAGATATTGTTCTGCTTGTATTTTCACCGGAAGAAATCTATGAACGAAAACTGAGCAAACAGGAAATATATGCTGCTATCAACAGCCTGCCGGAAAAACAGGCAAAGCGTATCTATGCGCATTTTTTTCTTGGCATGAGCAAAGCAGAAATAGCCAGGATTGAGGGTGTTAACAAATGTCAAGTATCCCGTTCAATTGAAAAAGCATTAAAGAATATTGAAAAGTTTTTAAAAAAATTTCTGTAA
- the istA gene encoding IS21 family transposase: protein MIIKSSIITDLNIQTVKDLYKLKPFMEDTTLKVNKSQIARELDVDRRTVDKYINGFHKAKSRECVNCITAYYDIIAELLSDNSQQIFYYRRVLWQYLVDNHSYEGSYVNFCYYLRKYPELDSYFKKSRPSNANNVTIRYETGMGQQAQLDWKESIRFTLSTGEIIEVNIFVLLLSYSRFRVYRVSLSKTQDILFSFLDDAFNTFGGVPSEIVTDNMKTVMDEPRTEYTEGKINIKFKQFADDYGFKVHPCIAGRPRTKAKVEAPMKLLDEIRAYNGKLDYKELNELVTRINNRVNMQVNQGTGRIPLMYFNKEKAFLGSLPADTIRKPYQITPHKVKVNSSSMFNHNECQYSVPPEYIGKTLTLQVYDGYIHVYYNMELITIHTLSKKKLNYFTEHYTAIARKSHAFKEENINERAKENLQVIGEVYSYE from the coding sequence ATGATTATCAAAAGTAGTATCATAACAGATTTAAATATTCAAACTGTCAAGGATCTTTATAAGTTAAAACCATTTATGGAGGACACAACATTGAAGGTTAATAAAAGCCAGATCGCAAGGGAACTTGATGTCGATAGGCGTACAGTTGATAAATACATTAATGGCTTTCATAAGGCCAAATCCAGAGAATGCGTGAATTGTATCACTGCTTACTATGACATTATCGCAGAGCTTCTATCTGATAACAGCCAGCAGATATTTTATTACAGAAGAGTTTTATGGCAATACCTAGTAGACAATCATTCTTATGAAGGGTCTTATGTGAATTTCTGCTACTATCTAAGAAAATATCCTGAACTAGACTCATATTTCAAAAAAAGCAGACCTTCAAACGCAAATAACGTAACCATACGTTATGAAACAGGAATGGGTCAACAAGCACAACTAGACTGGAAAGAGTCTATACGATTTACTCTTTCAACAGGTGAAATAATAGAAGTAAACATATTTGTATTATTGCTGTCATACTCACGTTTTAGAGTATACAGGGTATCTCTATCAAAAACACAGGACATATTATTTTCATTCCTTGATGATGCGTTTAACACGTTTGGAGGTGTTCCAAGTGAGATTGTCACCGATAATATGAAAACAGTTATGGATGAGCCAAGAACAGAGTATACAGAAGGGAAAATAAATATAAAATTTAAGCAGTTTGCGGATGATTATGGTTTTAAGGTGCACCCTTGTATTGCAGGAAGACCAAGAACAAAAGCCAAAGTAGAAGCACCAATGAAACTACTTGATGAGATAAGAGCCTACAATGGAAAACTTGATTACAAGGAACTTAATGAGTTGGTCACACGAATAAATAACAGAGTAAACATGCAGGTAAATCAAGGTACAGGTCGTATTCCATTAATGTATTTCAACAAGGAAAAAGCTTTCTTAGGAAGCTTACCAGCCGATACCATAAGAAAGCCTTATCAAATAACTCCACATAAAGTAAAAGTAAATTCATCCAGCATGTTCAACCATAATGAATGCCAGTATTCTGTACCACCAGAATACATTGGAAAAACTCTTACTTTACAAGTGTATGATGGTTACATACATGTTTATTATAACATGGAATTAATAACTATCCATACCCTTAGTAAAAAGAAACTAAATTATTTTACAGAACACTATACTGCTATAGCAAGAAAATCGCATGCATTTAAGGAAGAAAATATAAATGAGCGGGCAAAAGAAAACTTACAGGTTATAGGAGAAGTATATAGTTATGAATAA
- a CDS encoding accessory gene regulator ArgB-like protein, with translation MNEISIHKIGQALGAYVAKKVSRADHTEVLSFGAEILVGSIIKLSILFSFAFIMDITVEIAILLIVTGIIRTLSGGAHCSAYYRCLATSVFIFTVLGYSIKVNYTFIRQLHPAILLGILVLTFSLYWIYPPQAPSNKPFKDKKIELAFHWYTLLTVVILSITAIALGSNSLPAWVISIALLWQAFTLTPVGHRFIGLCDFLLTLNKKGGELEC, from the coding sequence ATGAATGAAATTTCAATTCATAAAATTGGACAAGCATTAGGAGCATATGTGGCAAAAAAAGTTTCCAGAGCAGATCATACAGAGGTTCTATCTTTCGGTGCAGAAATTTTGGTAGGCAGCATTATTAAATTGAGTATTCTTTTTTCCTTTGCTTTTATCATGGATATTACTGTTGAAATTGCGATATTGCTTATCGTAACTGGCATCATTCGCACCTTATCAGGTGGGGCACATTGTTCAGCATACTATAGGTGTTTAGCAACAAGTGTTTTCATATTTACAGTATTGGGATATTCCATCAAAGTAAATTACACATTTATCCGGCAGTTACATCCTGCTATTTTACTTGGCATTCTCGTATTAACATTTAGTTTATATTGGATCTATCCTCCACAGGCTCCTTCCAATAAACCTTTTAAGGACAAGAAAATAGAATTAGCCTTCCACTGGTACACATTACTAACAGTTGTGATTTTATCTATAACTGCTATTGCCTTGGGGTCTAATAGCCTGCCTGCCTGGGTTATATCAATTGCACTGCTTTGGCAAGCTTTTACATTAACACCTGTGGGACATAGATTTATTGGCTTATGCGATTTCCTGCTTACTTTAAATAAGAAGGGAGGCGAATTAGAATGTTAA
- the istB gene encoding IS21-like element helper ATPase IstB, translating into MNNSTYNQLCRNMEILGLGQMVIHLDEISNFVTSNNLSFTEGLLRLSNYEVDFKEAKASRSMIKAAAFPFVKELKDYDFNFQPSVNQQEIQELCTLGFLERNENIVFLGPSGVGKTHLATSIGIAAAKKRTSTYFIKCHDLLQQLKKAKLENRLDVRLRHFCHYRLLIIDELGYLPIDKEDSNMFFQLIDMRYERKSTILTTNMNFNEWDGVFYDAVVANAILDRVLHHAHVISISGKSYRLKDHMKQGE; encoded by the coding sequence ATGAATAACAGTACATACAACCAGCTATGCCGGAACATGGAAATTCTTGGTCTTGGGCAAATGGTAATTCATCTTGATGAAATATCTAATTTTGTGACATCCAACAATCTTTCGTTTACAGAAGGACTACTGAGACTTAGTAATTACGAAGTTGATTTTAAGGAGGCCAAAGCATCTAGATCTATGATTAAAGCAGCAGCATTTCCTTTTGTAAAGGAATTGAAAGATTATGATTTCAATTTTCAGCCGTCAGTAAATCAGCAAGAAATACAAGAACTTTGCACGCTTGGTTTTCTTGAAAGAAATGAGAATATAGTATTTCTTGGTCCAAGTGGTGTTGGAAAGACTCATCTGGCAACATCAATAGGAATAGCTGCAGCAAAGAAACGTACTAGCACATATTTTATCAAATGTCATGATTTATTGCAGCAACTAAAGAAAGCAAAACTGGAAAACAGACTTGATGTAAGACTCAGACACTTCTGCCATTACAGACTACTTATCATTGATGAACTTGGCTACTTACCCATTGATAAAGAAGATTCTAATATGTTTTTTCAGCTTATAGATATGAGATATGAGAGAAAAAGTACCATTCTTACAACAAACATGAATTTCAACGAATGGGATGGTGTATTCTATGACGCAGTTGTAGCCAATGCAATACTTGACAGGGTATTGCACCATGCACATGTAATATCTATATCTGGAAAGTCATACAGATTAAAGGATCATATGAAGCAAGGAGAATAG
- a CDS encoding helix-turn-helix domain-containing protein, translated as MHNDLDSLGEILKAARKSNNLTREQLAERINISPRYLMSIENENKKPSYSVLFRLIRELGISADAIFYPEGKHTNNEIDQITRLLYQCDERDLKVLSATVKALLETK; from the coding sequence ATGCACAACGATTTAGATAGTTTAGGTGAAATTCTTAAAGCTGCAAGAAAAAGCAATAACCTTACCCGTGAACAATTAGCAGAAAGAATAAACATATCGCCCCGATATTTGATGTCCATAGAAAACGAAAATAAAAAGCCAAGCTATAGTGTTCTTTTTCGTCTCATCCGTGAATTAGGCATATCAGCTGACGCAATTTTCTATCCTGAAGGTAAACATACCAATAATGAGATAGATCAAATTACTCGCTTGCTTTACCAGTGTGATGAACGCGATCTCAAGGTTCTGTCAGCAACAGTTAAAGCTTTATTGGAAACTAAATGA
- a CDS encoding GIY-YIG nuclease family protein codes for MATRGKSINLFLMDGTPNGRIKCTLANWTGVAYKIPRTELDKCKGREDLSQSGVYFLFGTSDQTDDNIVYIGQAGVRKNGEGLLCRLIEHKRNPDKDYWTEAVIFTTSNNSFGPTEISYLENRFCRLAIEANRYVVKNGNDPSPGNITEEKESELEEFIDYAKIIMGALGHKLFEPLTDKPQAAITEEVPEEELLLFMKRKSRKSGQVIEASCKRTNEGFVVLQGSHIETIDSESIPPGIKERRQRAKIDENGILQENILFRSPSYAAAFVIGGHVNGLVEWKTKDGVSLKEIENSEEN; via the coding sequence ATGGCTACACGTGGAAAAAGTATAAATCTATTTTTAATGGACGGTACACCAAATGGTAGAATCAAATGCACACTGGCTAATTGGACAGGCGTAGCATACAAAATACCACGCACAGAACTAGATAAATGCAAGGGACGCGAAGATTTATCACAGAGTGGTGTTTACTTCCTATTTGGCACTTCCGATCAAACAGATGACAATATAGTGTATATTGGTCAAGCTGGAGTACGAAAAAATGGTGAGGGTCTTCTATGTCGGTTGATAGAACATAAGCGAAATCCTGATAAAGATTATTGGACAGAGGCTGTTATATTTACTACATCCAATAATTCATTTGGTCCTACAGAGATTAGTTACCTTGAGAACCGATTTTGTAGGCTTGCAATTGAGGCAAATCGGTATGTCGTGAAAAACGGAAATGATCCTTCTCCCGGAAATATAACTGAGGAAAAAGAAAGTGAACTTGAAGAGTTCATTGATTACGCTAAGATTATAATGGGCGCTCTTGGGCACAAATTATTTGAACCTCTAACAGATAAACCTCAAGCAGCTATCACTGAGGAGGTTCCTGAAGAAGAATTGCTTCTCTTTATGAAACGAAAAAGTCGTAAGAGCGGACAAGTAATTGAGGCAAGCTGTAAGCGTACAAACGAAGGCTTTGTTGTCTTACAAGGTAGTCATATTGAAACTATAGATTCTGAGAGTATTCCGCCAGGTATTAAAGAACGTAGGCAAAGAGCCAAAATAGATGAAAATGGAATTCTTCAAGAAAATATCTTATTCCGTAGTCCATCATATGCTGCTGCTTTTGTCATCGGGGGCCATGTAAATGGACTGGTAGAATGGAAAACGAAAGACGGGGTATCATTGAAAGAAATAGAAAACAGTGAGGAAAATTAA
- a CDS encoding chromate transporter: MKNKKNIYIKLFISTFYLSAFTFGGGYVIIPLMKKKFVDDLQWIEDDEMLNLTAIAQSSPGAVAVNAAILLGYRVAGILGALVTILGTVLPPFITLSVISIFYTAFRDNIVVNAVLKGMQAGVAAVIADVVLNLGSNVLKQKDIVSMIIMVGAFIATFFFRINVIYIVLVCGCMGAAKILIQMKKVQKGGDSQ; the protein is encoded by the coding sequence TTGAAGAATAAAAAAAACATTTATATAAAATTGTTTATTTCTACCTTTTATTTAAGCGCTTTTACCTTTGGAGGAGGATATGTCATTATACCATTGATGAAAAAGAAATTTGTAGATGATTTACAATGGATTGAGGATGATGAAATGCTAAATTTAACAGCAATTGCACAATCCTCACCAGGAGCAGTTGCAGTTAACGCAGCGATACTGCTGGGGTATCGTGTTGCTGGAATATTGGGTGCCCTGGTAACAATTTTAGGCACAGTTTTACCGCCGTTTATAACTCTTTCTGTTATCTCCATTTTTTACACTGCATTTCGCGATAACATTGTTGTAAATGCGGTTCTGAAAGGGATGCAAGCTGGCGTTGCTGCTGTAATTGCGGATGTGGTTTTGAATCTTGGAAGTAATGTCTTGAAGCAGAAGGACATAGTATCTATGATTATTATGGTGGGTGCATTTATTGCCACATTTTTCTTTAGGATTAACGTTATATATATTGTTTTAGTGTGTGGGTGTATGGGAGCGGCAAAGATTCTGATTCAAATGAAAAAAGTCCAAAAGGGCGGTGACTCTCAATGA
- a CDS encoding SHOCT domain-containing protein, which translates to MKGKLIRYSMQIAMLGQLLSLALITEKEFSLIKNKLMQDYGVVSDLTS; encoded by the coding sequence ATGAAGGGTAAATTGATTCGATACAGTATGCAGATTGCCATGTTGGGACAATTGTTGTCTTTGGCTCTGATAACTGAGAAAGAATTTTCTCTGATTAAAAATAAACTTATGCAGGATTACGGTGTAGTTTCAGACCTGACTTCTTAA
- a CDS encoding LysR family transcriptional regulator encodes MTLRHLKIFVTVCETGSATAAGEKLHIAQPSISLAISELEDYYGIKLFDRIAKRLHITEVGKSFLQYAAHFVGLFEDMEKEIKNFDVTGIIRIGASITIGNYLLPGYITQFKQIHPQMYVKVIIDNSEKIQQYILSNQIDIGLIEGVVHSSYIIEHKFRDDELVMVCGNDHPFANQKNIEISKLQGESFILREAGSAGREIFDSTMTSHGIEILPAWESTSTQAIVRAVQANLGISVLPYLLVKDSLDRKDISQFQINGIRFQRSFSVIYHQNKYLTESAKDFIALCK; translated from the coding sequence ATGACATTAAGGCATCTGAAAATATTTGTCACTGTATGTGAAACCGGCAGTGCAACTGCAGCCGGAGAGAAGTTACATATTGCGCAACCTTCTATTAGTCTTGCGATATCAGAGCTTGAAGATTATTATGGGATAAAACTATTTGATCGCATTGCAAAAAGACTCCATATCACAGAAGTTGGAAAGAGCTTTCTTCAATATGCAGCACATTTTGTGGGACTTTTTGAGGATATGGAAAAGGAAATCAAAAACTTTGATGTAACGGGAATTATCCGTATTGGAGCAAGCATTACCATCGGAAATTATTTATTACCGGGCTATATAACTCAGTTTAAGCAAATACATCCTCAGATGTATGTTAAGGTAATCATAGATAATTCAGAAAAAATCCAACAATATATTTTGTCCAATCAGATTGATATTGGGTTGATAGAAGGTGTTGTCCATAGCTCTTATATTATAGAGCATAAATTCCGCGATGATGAATTGGTAATGGTCTGTGGGAACGATCACCCCTTTGCTAATCAAAAAAATATTGAGATTTCAAAGCTTCAAGGTGAAAGTTTTATTTTAAGAGAAGCAGGAAGCGCTGGGCGCGAAATCTTTGACAGTACAATGACCTCCCATGGAATAGAAATTTTACCAGCTTGGGAGAGTACAAGTACTCAAGCAATTGTAAGGGCGGTGCAGGCAAATTTAGGTATTTCCGTGCTGCCTTATTTACTGGTAAAGGACTCTCTTGATCGCAAAGATATCAGTCAGTTTCAGATAAACGGGATACGTTTTCAGAGAAGTTTTTCTGTCATTTACCATCAGAATAAATATCTAACAGAGAGTGCAAAAGACTTTATTGCACTATGCAAATAA
- the lgt gene encoding prolipoprotein diacylglyceryl transferase — protein sequence MIDKYYIENLFGINGLNIAWYGVIIGFGILLGLLIACREAKRQNLKSDIIFDFLFLALPIAIICARIYYVAFEWKQYSGNFTKVIAIWEGGLAIYGGVIGGIIAAIIFSKRSHFPFFRFVDMVVPSLILGQAIGRWGNFVNQEAFGNIVTNPDLQFFPYAVFIEQLGEWHQATFFYESMWNLCVFAILVYFRKRTKFSGQLLATYFIGYGLGRFWIEGLRTDSLYLFPGLRISQAVSLVLIITGIIMIVLQKKLLKESSVYTGKYMIK from the coding sequence ATGATAGATAAATATTATATAGAAAACCTATTTGGCATTAATGGACTAAATATTGCATGGTACGGCGTTATTATTGGGTTCGGGATTCTACTTGGTCTTTTGATTGCCTGCCGTGAAGCAAAACGACAGAACCTAAAAAGTGATATTATCTTTGATTTTCTCTTTTTAGCACTCCCTATCGCAATCATCTGCGCAAGAATTTATTATGTTGCATTTGAATGGAAACAGTATAGCGGCAACTTTACAAAGGTGATTGCTATTTGGGAAGGTGGTCTTGCTATATATGGAGGAGTTATCGGTGGAATCATAGCTGCGATTATTTTTTCAAAACGCAGCCACTTCCCTTTTTTCCGGTTTGTTGATATGGTTGTGCCTAGCTTAATTCTTGGACAGGCAATTGGTCGATGGGGTAATTTTGTGAACCAGGAGGCCTTCGGCAATATCGTTACAAACCCGGATCTTCAATTCTTCCCCTACGCTGTATTTATAGAGCAGTTGGGAGAATGGCACCAAGCCACATTTTTCTATGAAAGCATGTGGAACTTATGCGTTTTTGCCATACTGGTTTATTTTCGCAAAAGAACAAAGTTTAGTGGTCAGCTTTTAGCAACTTATTTTATCGGATATGGCTTAGGCCGTTTTTGGATTGAGGGGTTGCGTACAGATAGCCTTTATCTATTTCCGGGGCTTAGAATATCGCAAGCAGTATCATTGGTTCTGATTATTACGGGAATTATTATGATTGTGCTCCAGAAAAAGCTCTTAAAAGAATCATCAGTGTATACAGGTAAATATATGATTAAATAA
- a CDS encoding ABC transporter permease: MDTLVAFWNILRKDIENYYLKPPNISWGIIFPLSWALMLFMRSQQAVEIIEILPGLMAMSVLFGTTSMLAVTITFERKGRSFDRLLLAPISLKVMVLAKIIGSVLFGMFNAFVPIIFGAFLSDLSGVNWGFVFIGVLFIAFSSTLVGLVIAVSAKEIFEAQTYSNFFRFPMIFLCGLFFPVSTLPIFLRPLSYALPLTYGVDILHIALVKSGMMSVWLDILILSVFSVLLFYISMRNIQRKWIL; the protein is encoded by the coding sequence ATGGATACTTTAGTTGCGTTTTGGAATATCTTAAGAAAAGACATTGAAAATTACTATTTAAAACCACCAAACATAAGTTGGGGGATTATATTTCCGCTTTCTTGGGCTCTTATGCTTTTCATGCGTTCACAACAGGCTGTAGAGATCATAGAAATCCTTCCGGGTCTTATGGCAATGAGTGTTTTATTTGGTACAACATCAATGCTGGCGGTGACCATTACTTTTGAAAGAAAGGGACGCTCTTTTGATAGGCTGCTGCTTGCTCCTATAAGTTTGAAAGTAATGGTACTTGCAAAAATTATCGGATCTGTGTTGTTTGGAATGTTTAATGCATTTGTTCCGATAATTTTTGGTGCATTTCTCTCGGATTTATCAGGTGTTAACTGGGGATTTGTTTTTATTGGAGTATTATTCATTGCATTTAGCTCAACATTGGTAGGTCTTGTTATTGCGGTTTCTGCAAAGGAAATATTTGAAGCACAAACTTACTCAAACTTTTTTCGCTTTCCAATGATATTTTTATGTGGGCTTTTTTTTCCTGTTTCAACCTTGCCAATATTTTTGCGTCCACTTTCATATGCACTACCGTTGACTTATGGAGTAGATATTTTACATATTGCTTTGGTAAAAAGTGGGATGATGAGTGTTTGGTTAGATATCTTGATCCTTAGTGTTTTTTCTGTGCTACTGTTTTACATAAGCATGAGAAATATACAACGAAAATGGATATTATAA
- a CDS encoding chromate transporter — protein sequence MILLKLFWSFFQIGMFSIGGGMAAIPLIQNQVVNLHHWLTLTEFTDLITIAEMTPGPIAINSATFVGIRIAGIPGAIIATVGCIFPSCIIVSLLAWIYFKFKELTLVQGVLSGLRPTIVALIASAGLSIFTLTVWGEDGFSTNPLTINLVSVLLFTMAIFILRKWKPNPIYVMLGSGIVGGAIYLMI from the coding sequence ATGATACTCTTAAAACTTTTTTGGAGCTTTTTTCAAATCGGTATGTTTAGCATTGGAGGTGGAATGGCTGCAATACCGCTGATTCAAAATCAAGTAGTTAATTTACACCACTGGCTGACATTAACGGAATTTACCGATCTCATTACCATTGCAGAAATGACACCCGGACCTATCGCCATCAATTCAGCCACTTTTGTGGGAATTAGAATTGCAGGTATACCAGGGGCGATTATTGCTACCGTTGGATGTATCTTTCCATCCTGTATTATCGTTTCACTCCTGGCATGGATTTATTTTAAATTCAAAGAATTGACCTTAGTGCAAGGAGTTTTGTCTGGTTTAAGGCCCACCATTGTAGCGCTGATTGCATCAGCAGGGTTGTCAATATTTACGTTGACTGTTTGGGGAGAAGACGGGTTTTCAACAAATCCTCTAACAATAAATTTGGTTTCTGTTTTATTATTTACTATGGCTATATTTATTTTGCGGAAATGGAAACCGAATCCTATTTATGTCATGCTCGGATCAGGCATTGTCGGTGGAGCAATTTATTTGATGATATAG
- a CDS encoding recombinase family protein produces MHEVEVIKANRRISDRTAGKVADILRVAPYARVSTDSEEQLNSYKSQVMYYTDLVKKRKDWVLVDIYADEAITGTQVTKRENFQRMINDCMDGKIDMIITKSISRFARNTLDTLKYVRMLKERNIAVFFEDENINTLTMDGELLLVILSSVAQQEVENISANVKKGLKMKMKRGELVGFQSCLGYDYNPNDKSISINEAEADIVRYIFNRYIDGAGAYVIAKELTSLGYKTKNGNTEWHDTAVLGIIKNEKYKGDVLQGKTFTVDPISKRRLDNYGEEDQFYIKNHHEPIISEEIFEKAQAILDRRGAKRRGVEKGKREKYSRQYAFSSKLECAFCGSNLSRRNWHSGSDHEKVIWQCVTATKKGKKYCPPSKAIEEKILEGAFVESYKLLCHNNSDVLDELIERMESVLSKNDFQKQLVRVENEIHAIEQKRNRLIDMRLEETIDKATYEKKYSELESILEGLLTEREQLEQSSKEEINLEKRIAHFRKVLENNEILKDFDRCVFESIVEKVIIGEIDENGNANPYKLTFVYKTGYSNAVQSKMHKQIKKKKNDNGNLPSYSSPNTR; encoded by the coding sequence ATGCATGAAGTTGAAGTAATAAAAGCGAACAGAAGAATATCTGACCGTACTGCAGGAAAAGTAGCGGATATTTTGCGTGTAGCTCCTTATGCAAGAGTTAGTACGGATTCAGAGGAACAATTAAACAGCTATAAATCACAGGTTATGTATTACACAGACTTAGTGAAAAAGCGTAAGGATTGGGTATTGGTTGACATCTATGCTGATGAAGCGATAACAGGTACCCAGGTTACAAAACGTGAAAATTTCCAGCGTATGATTAACGATTGCATGGATGGTAAAATTGATATGATCATAACAAAATCCATATCAAGGTTTGCCAGAAATACCTTGGATACCTTGAAATATGTCCGGATGTTGAAGGAAAGAAATATAGCTGTATTTTTTGAAGATGAAAATATCAATACATTGACAATGGATGGAGAACTGCTGCTTGTCATATTAAGCTCAGTGGCGCAACAGGAAGTAGAAAACATATCGGCCAATGTGAAAAAAGGCTTGAAAATGAAAATGAAGCGAGGAGAACTGGTTGGCTTCCAGAGCTGCCTGGGGTATGATTATAATCCTAATGACAAGAGTATATCAATAAATGAAGCGGAAGCTGATATTGTCAGATACATATTTAATCGGTATATTGATGGTGCGGGTGCTTATGTCATAGCAAAAGAGTTAACCAGTCTTGGTTATAAAACCAAAAACGGTAACACAGAATGGCATGATACAGCAGTATTAGGAATTATTAAAAATGAAAAATACAAAGGTGATGTTTTGCAGGGTAAGACTTTTACCGTTGATCCAATTTCCAAGAGAAGACTAGACAATTATGGTGAGGAAGACCAATTCTATATAAAGAACCATCATGAGCCAATAATAAGTGAAGAAATCTTTGAAAAGGCTCAAGCAATCTTAGACAGGAGAGGTGCAAAACGTCGCGGAGTAGAAAAGGGAAAACGTGAAAAATACAGTAGGCAATATGCTTTTAGCAGCAAGCTGGAGTGTGCCTTTTGCGGAAGTAATTTATCGCGCCGGAACTGGCATAGTGGTAGTGATCATGAAAAGGTTATCTGGCAATGCGTAACTGCTACAAAAAAAGGCAAGAAATATTGTCCGCCAAGCAAAGCCATTGAAGAAAAAATTCTTGAGGGTGCATTTGTTGAATCATATAAACTGCTATGCCATAATAATTCAGATGTTCTGGATGAACTTATAGAAAGGATGGAAAGTGTTCTTAGCAAAAATGATTTTCAAAAACAATTAGTAAGAGTAGAAAATGAAATTCATGCTATTGAGCAGAAACGTAATAGGTTGATTGATATGCGTTTAGAGGAAACGATTGATAAAGCCACTTATGAGAAAAAATACAGTGAATTGGAATCAATTTTAGAAGGATTATTAACAGAAAGGGAACAGCTGGAGCAATCCTCCAAGGAAGAAATTAACCTTGAAAAACGGATTGCACATTTTCGTAAGGTACTAGAAAACAATGAAATTTTAAAGGACTTTGACCGTTGTGTGTTTGAAAGTATTGTAGAAAAGGTTATTATCGGAGAGATTGACGAGAATGGAAATGCTAATCCCTACAAGCTAACCTTTGTATATAAGACCGGATATTCTAATGCAGTGCAGAGTAAAATGCATAAGCAGATTAAAAAAAAGAAAAATGATAATGGAAATTTGCCTTCCTATTCCTCACCCAACACACGTTGA